A window of Sphingorhabdus lacus contains these coding sequences:
- a CDS encoding TolC family outer membrane protein: protein MSPRRLLVATLLGSTLFSASASADTLRDALVSAYETNPSLTAAREGQKATNEGVPLAKANGRPDVTVQPTYFENIMQDGGSSVTQARGVNINGTVSAPLYAGGGIRNAIRAAENRVEAGFANLRGTESAIFSAVVGAYMDVIRDESIVELNRAQVGVLSVNLEATRDRFEIGDLTRTDVAQSEARLALATSSLESARANLIRSKEIYIQLVGREPGRLEAPPPLPNLPETPDTAVNVALENNPDLISAREGREAAGFDRRAANASRLPTVSVFTSPSYSNALNSVSSNIPGFQADNSSFTAQAGVRATIPLYQGGQPAAQIRQAQARLGQAQELEIAAEREVIAQTRASYASWKAAQDVIRASERAVSANELSLEGTRAENSVGNRTILDILNAEQELLNSKVQLVTARRNAYVAGFTLLAAMGRAEARDLGLEGGVLYDPVAEYEKVDNAWNDWASQPDPTTKSTRTVDTPAQKAEIEPIPSQLRK, encoded by the coding sequence TTGAGCCCGCGCCGCCTTCTTGTTGCGACCCTGCTCGGGTCCACCTTGTTCAGTGCCTCTGCCTCGGCGGACACGCTTCGCGACGCTCTGGTTTCGGCTTATGAGACCAACCCCAGCCTGACCGCGGCCCGCGAAGGGCAAAAGGCGACCAATGAAGGCGTGCCGTTGGCCAAGGCCAATGGCCGGCCCGACGTCACGGTCCAGCCCACCTATTTTGAAAATATCATGCAGGATGGCGGATCGTCGGTCACGCAGGCCCGCGGTGTAAATATCAACGGTACGGTTTCGGCCCCGCTCTATGCAGGCGGCGGAATCCGCAACGCGATCCGTGCTGCCGAGAACCGGGTCGAAGCGGGATTTGCAAATCTGCGCGGCACCGAGAGCGCAATTTTCTCGGCTGTCGTGGGCGCTTATATGGATGTCATCCGTGACGAATCCATTGTCGAGCTGAACCGTGCGCAGGTCGGCGTCTTGTCGGTCAATCTGGAAGCAACGCGCGACCGGTTTGAAATTGGCGATCTGACCCGTACCGACGTTGCCCAGTCCGAAGCGCGTCTTGCGCTCGCGACCAGCAGCCTCGAATCGGCACGCGCCAATCTGATCCGGTCCAAGGAAATCTACATCCAGCTCGTCGGGCGCGAACCCGGCCGGTTGGAAGCTCCGCCACCTTTGCCCAATTTGCCGGAAACGCCCGACACTGCGGTCAATGTTGCGCTGGAGAATAATCCCGATCTGATTTCGGCACGCGAAGGTCGCGAAGCAGCCGGTTTTGACCGCCGTGCCGCCAATGCGTCGCGGTTGCCGACGGTGAGCGTGTTTACCTCACCTTCCTACAGCAATGCGCTGAACTCGGTATCGTCCAACATCCCCGGTTTTCAGGCGGATAACAGCTCGTTTACCGCGCAAGCCGGTGTCCGTGCGACCATTCCCTTGTATCAGGGTGGCCAGCCCGCCGCACAAATCCGGCAGGCACAAGCCCGGCTTGGACAAGCGCAGGAACTGGAAATCGCCGCCGAGCGTGAGGTGATTGCCCAGACCCGTGCCTCCTATGCCAGTTGGAAAGCTGCGCAGGATGTGATTCGTGCGTCGGAACGTGCCGTATCGGCGAATGAACTGTCGCTCGAAGGCACACGGGCGGAAAATAGCGTCGGCAACCGCACGATTCTCGACATTCTGAATGCCGAACAGGAATTGCTGAACAGCAAAGTGCAATTGGTGACCGCACGGCGCAATGCCTATGTCGCCGGCTTCACATTGCTCGCCGCCATGGGCCGCGCCGAAGCGCGCGATCTGGGTCTTGAAGGTGGCGTTTTGTACGATCCGGTGGCGGAATATGAAAAGGTCGACAATGCGTGGAACGATTGGGCTTCGCAGCCCGATCCAACGACCAAATCGACACGCACCGTTGACACGCCTGCGCAAAAAGCAGAAATAGAGCCGATTCCGAGCCAGTTGCGGAAGTAA
- a CDS encoding protein-L-isoaspartate O-methyltransferase family protein, whose translation MESVSFEDMRRAMVDSQLRTNGVTEAWILGAMGSLPREDHVPASHRATSYMDRAIALDDGSVLNPPLSTALLLQAAEVKTTDKTLLIGNPGGYVAELLKGHVTHLTCAAPADWASAKDNAPYNLIVIDGAVEELPDAFLGLAGEGARIVSGIAEGPVTRLANGVVHAGKVALKPFIDSEIAPLAAFARKAEFVF comes from the coding sequence ATGGAATCTGTGAGTTTTGAAGATATGCGGCGGGCGATGGTGGATTCCCAGCTTCGCACCAATGGTGTGACGGAGGCGTGGATCCTTGGCGCAATGGGCAGTTTGCCGCGCGAAGACCATGTCCCTGCATCGCATCGCGCGACATCCTATATGGACCGCGCCATAGCGCTGGACGATGGTTCGGTTTTGAACCCGCCCTTGTCGACGGCCCTGCTGCTGCAAGCGGCCGAGGTAAAGACGACCGACAAAACGCTGTTGATCGGCAATCCCGGCGGCTATGTGGCCGAACTGCTCAAAGGGCATGTAACGCACCTGACCTGTGCCGCGCCTGCCGACTGGGCGTCGGCGAAAGACAATGCACCTTATAATCTGATCGTGATTGACGGCGCGGTCGAGGAACTTCCCGATGCATTTCTCGGTTTGGCCGGCGAAGGGGCCCGGATCGTCAGCGGAATTGCCGAAGGGCCCGTGACGCGCCTGGCAAACGGGGTGGTTCATGCGGGCAAAGTTGCCCTCAAACCCTTTATCGACAGCGAGATTGCACCTTTGGCCGCATTCGCGCGTAAAGCGGAATTTGTATTTTGA
- a CDS encoding metal-dependent hydrolase family protein: protein MRGARLLALSLALSPAPVLAEQLYIEAGRLIDVTAGTVRTGQCIHIVRHWIESVAPCGETPKDARRIDWSDLTVLPGLMDLHTHLADAGQNSDIALPLNTSREETALIGAHNARLTLEAGFTTVRDVGTYRGLTDVVLRNAINTGLVPGPRMFVAGAYITIPKGGGELNGVIPNEKLPEDMRLGVASTPEEAKAKTEFLIANGADFIKTIATGAVLAMGTEPGEPEMTEEQLRAVVEAGKGKGPSGPMRNAPAGALIVPVLPTDIFVTAHAHGAIGIKNAIRAGVRSIEHASLIDDEALVMAKKAGTWLVMDIYNGDYINDIGTKERWPEEYLRKNRETTDIQREGFSKAVKMGVKIAYGTDSGVYPHGLNGRQFAYMVRYGMTPMQAIQSATIRAAELLGKEDHLGSIAPAFTADLVAVKGDPLTDIRVLENVAHVVKDGVQVK, encoded by the coding sequence ATGCGCGGCGCACGGCTTCTGGCGCTTTCCCTGGCGCTTAGTCCTGCGCCGGTCCTTGCCGAACAACTTTATATCGAAGCCGGTCGGCTAATCGATGTGACCGCCGGAACTGTCCGTACAGGCCAATGTATCCATATTGTGCGTCACTGGATCGAATCCGTCGCCCCGTGCGGAGAGACGCCCAAGGATGCACGGCGGATCGACTGGTCCGACCTGACTGTCCTGCCGGGCCTGATGGACCTGCACACGCATTTGGCCGATGCGGGGCAGAATTCCGATATTGCCTTGCCGCTCAACACATCGCGTGAGGAAACCGCGCTGATCGGTGCGCACAATGCGCGACTCACGCTGGAGGCTGGCTTTACGACCGTGCGCGATGTGGGCACCTATCGCGGCCTGACCGATGTCGTGCTGCGCAACGCGATTAACACCGGACTCGTGCCGGGGCCGCGTATGTTCGTGGCCGGGGCCTATATCACCATCCCCAAGGGCGGGGGGGAGTTGAACGGCGTTATTCCCAATGAAAAGCTTCCCGAAGATATGCGGCTGGGCGTAGCGAGCACGCCAGAGGAAGCCAAGGCGAAGACCGAGTTTCTGATCGCGAATGGCGCGGACTTTATCAAGACCATTGCAACCGGCGCGGTGCTGGCCATGGGGACGGAACCGGGCGAGCCCGAAATGACCGAAGAGCAGCTGCGCGCCGTGGTTGAGGCGGGCAAGGGCAAGGGGCCGTCAGGGCCGATGCGCAATGCGCCTGCCGGTGCGCTGATCGTGCCGGTGCTGCCCACCGACATCTTCGTCACCGCCCACGCCCATGGTGCCATCGGCATCAAAAATGCGATCCGCGCCGGTGTCCGCTCCATCGAGCATGCCAGCCTGATCGACGACGAAGCGCTGGTCATGGCGAAGAAGGCGGGGACCTGGCTGGTCATGGACATCTATAATGGCGATTATATCAACGATATCGGCACCAAAGAGCGCTGGCCCGAGGAATATCTCCGCAAGAATCGCGAGACCACCGATATCCAGCGCGAAGGTTTTTCCAAGGCGGTGAAGATGGGCGTCAAGATCGCCTATGGCACCGACAGCGGTGTTTATCCCCACGGCCTGAACGGACGGCAGTTTGCCTATATGGTCCGCTATGGCATGACCCCGATGCAGGCCATCCAGTCGGCTACCATCCGCGCCGCCGAATTGCTGGGCAAAGAGGATCATCTGGGCAGCATTGCCCCCGCCTTCACCGCCGATCTGGTCGCGGTGAAGGGCGACCCGCTGACCGACATCCGCGTACTTGAAAATGTGGCGCATGTTGTAAAGGACGGGGTGCAGGTCAAATAG
- a CDS encoding DUF2497 domain-containing protein — MAEGRNEPSMDEILSSIKRIIADDDRSRPAAKRAPKAAEPVEQEDEILELTETAAAETEMDEVEEVLLDDNKARSLRHSFSALQTLSEPGVAPQIVRSGETSLEGLTRDLLRPMLKDWLDTNLPPIVEAMVEREINRITKKG, encoded by the coding sequence ATGGCGGAAGGCCGGAACGAACCATCTATGGACGAAATTCTCTCCTCGATTAAGCGAATCATTGCGGACGATGACCGCAGCCGTCCGGCCGCCAAGCGCGCGCCCAAGGCAGCCGAACCTGTCGAACAGGAAGATGAGATTCTCGAATTGACCGAAACCGCGGCGGCCGAGACCGAAATGGACGAGGTTGAGGAAGTACTTCTGGACGATAACAAGGCCCGCAGCCTGCGGCACAGCTTCTCCGCACTGCAAACACTTTCCGAACCCGGCGTTGCGCCGCAGATCGTACGCTCGGGCGAAACCTCGCTTGAAGGGCTGACCCGTGACCTGTTGCGGCCGATGCTGAAAGATTGGCTCGACACCAACCTGCCCCCGATCGTCGAAGCGATGGTCGAGCGCGAGATCAACCGCATCACCAAAAAGGGCTGA
- a CDS encoding MFS transporter has translation MSRRSMALAGLSTIVEWYDFTLYLYFSTVLARVFFGTGPQSLTETLGGFAIAYLMRPVGALVFGHFGDRFGRRMTMLGSMALMTGAMLATAMLPTYAQIGPLAGVLLIMLRCLMSFSVGGEYTGVVAYLMEGAKDKRRGLITSCASAASEIGALLAAAAAALVVWAVPEESLVTWGWRLPFLFGAALAGLVLITRATLEETPEFLRQRVAGTVPDNPIKQTLTRHRSAIARGFAISALGSITYYVGITYVPAFLDATGTMPETRALSISVLAALTVILVTPVIGLASDRYGRRPILLALALGGIFLPTGMFAFMAGGGAATWVGAITLAALGGAVSAVGAVTTAEQFPGEGRLSGLALGATTATAIFGGLTPLVAHLLVTNSKWDAAPGAMIALVAACVIFVFWRMPETAPMRAKM, from the coding sequence ATGTCGCGGCGGTCGATGGCTCTCGCCGGTCTTTCGACAATTGTGGAATGGTATGATTTCACGCTTTACCTTTATTTTTCGACGGTGCTGGCGCGCGTCTTTTTCGGAACCGGTCCGCAGTCGCTGACCGAGACGCTCGGCGGCTTTGCGATTGCCTATTTGATGCGCCCGGTCGGGGCGCTTGTTTTCGGGCACTTTGGGGACCGCTTTGGCCGACGGATGACCATGCTGGGTTCAATGGCTTTGATGACCGGGGCAATGCTCGCAACCGCCATGCTGCCGACCTACGCGCAAATCGGCCCGCTTGCCGGTGTGCTGCTGATTATGCTGCGCTGCCTGATGTCCTTTTCGGTTGGTGGCGAATATACCGGTGTCGTCGCCTACCTTATGGAAGGTGCGAAGGACAAACGGCGCGGATTGATCACCAGTTGCGCATCGGCGGCAAGCGAGATTGGCGCGCTGCTGGCGGCCGCTGCAGCGGCGCTGGTGGTATGGGCTGTACCCGAAGAATCGCTCGTCACATGGGGATGGCGTCTGCCATTCCTGTTCGGCGCAGCGCTCGCTGGCCTGGTTCTCATTACGCGCGCAACGCTTGAGGAGACTCCGGAATTCCTGCGCCAACGCGTAGCAGGCACTGTGCCGGACAACCCCATAAAGCAGACGCTGACCCGGCACCGCAGCGCCATTGCACGCGGCTTTGCAATTTCGGCGCTGGGGTCGATCACCTATTATGTCGGCATTACCTATGTCCCGGCGTTTCTGGATGCCACCGGAACCATGCCGGAGACACGGGCGCTTTCGATTTCGGTCCTTGCTGCGCTTACGGTCATTCTGGTGACCCCGGTCATCGGGCTCGCATCGGACCGATATGGCCGCCGCCCCATCCTGCTGGCGCTTGCGCTTGGCGGGATATTTCTACCCACGGGCATGTTCGCCTTCATGGCAGGCGGTGGCGCCGCGACCTGGGTGGGCGCCATTACACTGGCGGCACTTGGTGGAGCGGTGAGCGCGGTTGGCGCCGTCACCACGGCCGAACAATTCCCCGGCGAGGGAAGATTGAGCGGCCTTGCATTGGGCGCGACAACGGCCACCGCCATTTTCGGTGGTCTCACGCCTTTGGTTGCGCATCTGTTGGTGACGAACAGCAAATGGGATGCCGCACCCGGCGCAATGATTGCCCTTGTCGCCGCTTGTGTGATCTTCGTTTTCTGGCGCATGCCCGAAACAGCACCCATGCGCGCCAAAATGTAA